The proteins below are encoded in one region of Chiloscyllium punctatum isolate Juve2018m chromosome 9, sChiPun1.3, whole genome shotgun sequence:
- the LOC140481650 gene encoding protocadherin-8-like, whose product MSPGRSRSRVAVPVCSPSREPCFLLLVLLLAPILSECKTVRYSTYEEQEAGTVIGNLAADLQLEAAGGGQSGFRLMPECNGSVPVTVRVSVRERDGELTVASRIDREQLCGQQEPCLLLLDVVSFSRDRFLLIHVEIQVLDINDHWPEFPQAEIELEISESSAPGTRLPLPAALDADTGSHSVRGYELSVNGHLELELPPGAGDGPGAGDQPLPLLLLVKPLDRESQAELKLQLRARDGGDPPRSGDARLTVRVLDDNDNAPAFESGSLELELPEDTAPGSVLLQLEARDPDQGVNGELRYTFSPRLEAAARRLFRLEPRSGRLSLHAPLDHEARDRFELEVEARDMGARPRASSCRVTVRVLDVNDNAPEIRVSALWPGGAGAGTADQAAAAAAASGLASITEAAEPGSFVALVSVWDRDSGANGRLSVSLLGPRQLELRPAYGINHHMIVTAERLDRERNTDYNVTLVAEDQGPEPRRTVRPFTVTVTDVNDNAPAFPRSVYRLSLAENNPPGAQLGTVRARDPDLGVNGRLTYRLLQQREPGPGREPEPGPGLQPPAVAVEPHSGSLFALRPLDREELPELELLLQATDGGSPPLSGSTTVRLVITDRNDNAPLITHPPGPGPDPAPAPAPPGNRSASAKMALPGGAPRGYLAARVRAQDPDEGPNGRLSYRIVSGDPPGLFTIRSDTGEVYLGRPLPPSAPPGAGAGAGVGAEPGALRLVVAVSDGGLPSLSSTVTLSFTVGPEPPPPPPPAAPAASPGPGQRSWDTSFTVIAVLAAGCVALLLAIVGIASSCGTGGKPGREGAAGAGGEKANGYPSGESGRAAEPERFSSIPDFAHQALHPITIWQGKHFALDKSELAHQTQDRFSGKDSGKGDSDFNDSDSDISGVGLSKRSALSQKHNGLWSCTNECKILGHSDRCWSPSSRGPSIYRSTTTTQHLTSLGKSTSLPRDLLRKDTYYQALLPKTAGLQSVYQKITCDESETTNSVIVPLYHSVGSKSHIPPTNISSINVSSVHSQI is encoded by the exons ATGAGCCCTGGGAGAAGTAGAAGCAGGGTTGCAGTCCCGGTGTGCAGTCCCTCCAGGGAGCCCTGCTTCCTGCTCCTTGTGCTCCTTCTCGCTCCGATCCTGAGTGAGTGTAAGACGGTCAGATATTCCACGTACGAGGAGCAAGAGGCCGGCACGGTGATCGGGAACCTGGCCGCCGATCTGCAGCTGGAGGCGGCCGGCGGGGGTCAGAGCGGCTTCCGCCTGATGCCCGAGTGTAACGGCTCGGTACCGGTCAcggtcagggtcagtgtgagggagagggacggcgAGCTGACGGTGGCGAGCCGCATTGACCGGGAGCAGCTTTGCGGTCAGCAGGAACCGTGCCTGCTGCTCCTGGATGTGGTCAGCTTCTCCCGGGACAGGTTCCTGCTGATCCACGTGGAGATCCAAGTGCTGGACATTAATGACCATTGGCCTGAGTTCCCCCAGGCCGAGATCGAGCTGGAAATCTCCGAGAGCTCAGCCCCGGGCACACGGCTCCCTCTGCCCGCCGCTCTGGACGCCGACACCGGCTCGCACTCGGTGCGGGGCTACGAGCTCTCGGTGAACGGTCACCTGGAGCTGGAGCTGCCGCCCGGGGCCGGGGACGGGCCCGGGGCCGGGGACCAGCCGCTCCCGCTGCTGCTCTTGGTGAAGCCCCTGGACCGGGAGAGTCAGGCCGAGCTGAAGCTGCAGCTCCGAGCCCGGGACGGGGGCGATCCGCCTCGGAGCGGGGACGCGCGGCTGACCGTGCGCGTCCTCGACGACAACGATAACGCTCCGGCCTTCGAGAGCGGCTCCTTGGAGCTGGAGCTGCCGGAGGACACGGCCCCGGGCTCGGTGCTGCTGCAACTCGAGGCCCGGGACCCGGACCAAGGCGTGAACGGCGAGCTCCGGTACACCTTCAGCCCGAGGCTCGAGGCCGCCGCTCGCCGCCTCTTCCGCCTGGAGCCGCGCTCCGGCCGCCTCAGCCTGCACGCGCCGCTCGACCACGAGGCGCGCGACCGCTTCGAGCTGGAGGTGGAGGCGCGCGACATGGGCGCCAGGCCGCGCGCCTCGAGCTGCCGGGTGACGGTGCGCGTGCTGGACGTCAACGACAACGCGCCGGAGATCCGCGTGAGCGCGCTGTGGCCCGGGGGCGCGGGCGCGGGCACGGCGGACcaggcggcggcggcggcggcggcctCGGGCCTCGCGTCCATCACCGAGGCGGCGGAGCCGGGTAGTTTCGTGGCGCTGGTGAGTGTGTGGGACCGGGACTCCGGAGCTAACGGCCGCCTCTCGGTGTCACTGCTCGGGCCCCGGCAGCTCGAGCTGAGGCCGGCCTACGGTATCAACCACCACATGATCGTGACGGCGGAGCGGCTCGACCGGGAACGGAACACCGACTATAACGTGACACTGGTGGCCGAGGACCAGGGCCCGGAGCCCCGCCGCACCGTGCGGCCCTTCACCGTCACCGTCACCGATGTGAACGACAACGCGCCCGCCTTCCCCCGCTCCGTCTACCGCCTGTCGCTGGCGGAGAACAACCCGCCCGGGGCCCAGCTCGGGACCGTCCGGGCCCGTGACCCTGACCTGGGCGTTAACGGCCGCCTGACCTACCGCCTGCTGCAGCAGCGGGAGCCGGGGCCTGGGCGGGAGCCGGAGCCGGGTCCTGGCCTGCAGCCTCCTGCCGTCGCTGTGGAGCCTCACAGCGGCTCCTTGTTCGCGCTCCGGCCCTTGGACCGTGAGGAGCTGCCCGAGCTCGAGCTGCTGCTGCAGGCGACAGACGGCGGTTCCCCGCCGCTCAGCGGCTCCACCACCGTCCGCCTGGTCATCACCGACCGGAACGACAACGCGCCGCTGATCACTCACCCCCCGGGCCCGGGCCCGGACCCGGCTCCGGCTCCGGCTCCTCCCGGGAACCGCTCCGCCTCCGCCAAGATGGCGCTGCCCGGGGGCGCGCCCCGCGGTTACCTGGCGGCGCGCGTGCGGGCCCAGGACCCGGACGAGGGGCCGAACGGCCGCCTGAGTTACCGGATCGTGAGCGGGGATCCGCCCGGGCTGTTCACCATCCGCTCGGACACCGGGGAGGTGTACCTGGGCCGCCCGCTGCCGCCCTCCGCGCCCCCCGGGGCCGGGGCCGGGGCCGGGGTCGGGGCCGAGCCCGGGGCCCTCCGCCTGGTCGTGGCGGTCAGTGACGGCGGCCTGCCCTCCCTGTCCTCCACCGTCACCCTGAGCTTCACGGTGGGGCCcgagcctcctcctcctcctcctcctgcagcTCCGGCCGCCTCCCCGGGCCCGGGACAGCGGAGCTGGGACACCTCCTTCACCGTGATCGCGGTGCTGGCCGCCGGCTGCGTGGCCTTGCTGCTGGCCATCGTCGGGATCGCCTCGAGCTGCGGCACCGGCGGAAAGCCCGGCCGGGAGGGAGCGGCGGGGGCTGGCGGAGAGAAGGCGAATGGTTACCCGTCGGGGGAGAGCGGCAGAGCAGCGGAGCCGGAG CGTTTCTCCTCTATTCCTGATTTTGCTCATCAGGCTCTTCACCCAATCACAATCTGGCAAGGAAAGCACTTTGCTTTGGATAAAAG TGAACTTGCGCATCAAACCCAGGACAGGTTCAGTGGGAAGGACAGTGGGAAAGGAGACAGTGATTTTAATGACAGTGACTCTGATATCAGTGGTGTTGGTCTGAGTAAAAGGAGTGCTCTCAGTCAGAAGCACAATG GTTTATGGTCCTGTACCAATGAGTGCAAGATACTTGGCCATTCAGATCGCTGCTGGAGTCCATCTTCTCGAGGGCCAAGTATTTACCGTTCCACAACTACTACTCAGCACCTTACCTCTTTGGGGAAAAGCACGTCACTCCCTCGAGATCTACTCCGCAAAGATACATACTATCAAGcacttttgccaaaaacagcaggcCTACAAAGTGTATATCAGAAGATCACTTGTGATGAATCTGAAACTACAAACTCTGTTATTGTACCACTCTATCATTCTGTGGGATCAAAAAGTCACATTCCACCAACTAATATCTCATCGATCAATGTATCCAGCGTGCATTCTCAGATCTAA